From Hymenobacter sedentarius, a single genomic window includes:
- a CDS encoding enoyl-CoA hydratase-related protein: MEYTSLLYNVRPDGVATITLNRPDVFNAFNDALSYELQDALKQVAHDAAVRAVVLTGAGRAFCSGQDLKAAQGAEQQSFSDSLHQRYNPIIRAMRALPKPIIGRINGVAAGAGCSLALACDALVASSEASLIEVFINIGLVPDSGSSWFLPRLVGTLKAFELCSLGSKVPADEALRLGLVNQVVSPEQLDEATYALAARYAAAPTKSIGLIKQMLNKAGAATLDEMLDYEAHCQQVAGESEDYCEGVKAFSEKRKPVFKGA; this comes from the coding sequence ATGGAATACACCAGCCTGCTCTACAACGTGCGCCCCGACGGCGTGGCCACCATCACCCTGAACCGTCCGGACGTCTTCAACGCCTTCAACGACGCGTTGAGCTACGAGCTGCAGGATGCCCTAAAGCAAGTGGCGCACGATGCCGCCGTGCGGGCTGTCGTGCTCACGGGCGCCGGGCGGGCCTTCTGCTCGGGCCAGGACCTGAAAGCCGCCCAGGGCGCCGAGCAACAGTCGTTCTCCGATTCGCTGCACCAGCGCTACAACCCCATTATCCGGGCCATGCGGGCCTTGCCCAAGCCGATTATTGGCCGCATCAATGGTGTGGCGGCCGGGGCCGGCTGCTCCCTGGCCCTGGCCTGCGACGCGCTGGTGGCCAGCTCCGAGGCTTCGCTGATTGAGGTGTTCATCAATATCGGGCTGGTGCCGGACTCGGGCTCTTCCTGGTTTTTGCCGCGCCTGGTGGGCACGCTCAAAGCCTTCGAGCTGTGCAGCCTGGGCTCGAAAGTGCCCGCGGACGAAGCCCTGCGGCTGGGCCTGGTCAACCAGGTGGTTTCCCCCGAGCAGCTTGATGAGGCCACGTACGCGCTGGCGGCCCGGTACGCCGCCGCTCCCACCAAGTCGATTGGGCTGATTAAGCAGATGCTGAACAAGGCCGGCGCCGCCACCCTCGACGAGATGCTGGACTATGAAGCCCACTGCCAGCAGGTTGCCGGCGAATCGGAAGATTATTGCGAAGGCGTGAAAGCCTTTAGCGAGAAGCGGAAGCCCGTTTTTAAGGGAGCTTAA
- the asnS gene encoding asparagine--tRNA ligase, with protein sequence MSLKRSTVQQLLSSQELDREVLVKGWVRTRRSNKYVAFIAVNDGSVIHNLQVVADAEKFPEDSLKDVATGASVAVRGTLVASQGKGQTVEIQATEITVLGKADPEEYPLQKKGHSLEFLREIAHLRPRTNTFGAVLRVRHALAFAVHEYFNKNGFYYVHTPIITGSDAEGAGQMFRVTTLAPEHPPRTADGSVDFTEDFFGKATNLTVSGQLEGEIAAMALGKVYTFGPTFRAENSNTARHLAEFWMIEPEMAFYELEDNMDLAEDFLKSLVKYALEHCADDLAFLNEQYDKELLGRLNSVVETDFKRLTYTEAIEILKSAKQKFEFPVDWGTDLQSEHERYLVEKHFKKPVILTNYPKEIKAFYMKLDEDGRTVRAMDVLFPGIGEIIGGSQREEDLTKLTTRMAEMHVPTEDLWWYLDLRKFGTAPHSGFGLGFERLVLFVTGMANIRDVIPFPRFPKNAAF encoded by the coding sequence CAGCAACAAATACGTCGCGTTCATCGCCGTCAACGACGGCTCCGTCATCCACAACCTCCAGGTGGTGGCCGATGCCGAAAAGTTTCCGGAAGATAGCCTAAAAGACGTAGCTACGGGCGCTTCGGTGGCCGTGCGCGGCACGCTGGTGGCCTCGCAGGGCAAAGGGCAGACCGTCGAAATCCAGGCCACCGAAATTACCGTCCTCGGCAAAGCCGACCCGGAGGAGTACCCGCTGCAGAAGAAAGGCCACTCGCTGGAGTTTCTGCGCGAAATCGCCCACCTGCGCCCCCGCACCAACACCTTCGGGGCGGTGCTGCGCGTGCGCCATGCCCTGGCGTTTGCCGTGCACGAGTACTTCAACAAAAACGGCTTCTACTACGTCCACACGCCCATCATCACCGGTTCCGACGCCGAGGGCGCGGGCCAGATGTTCCGCGTGACCACGCTGGCGCCCGAGCACCCGCCCCGCACCGCCGACGGTTCCGTGGACTTCACCGAAGACTTCTTCGGCAAGGCGACCAACCTTACCGTATCGGGCCAGCTCGAAGGCGAGATTGCGGCCATGGCCCTGGGCAAGGTCTACACCTTTGGCCCCACCTTCCGGGCCGAAAACTCCAACACGGCCCGCCACTTGGCCGAGTTCTGGATGATTGAGCCGGAAATGGCCTTTTATGAACTGGAAGACAACATGGACCTGGCCGAGGACTTTCTCAAAAGCCTGGTGAAGTATGCGCTCGAACACTGCGCCGACGACCTGGCTTTCCTCAACGAGCAGTACGACAAGGAACTGCTAGGCCGGCTCAACTCGGTGGTGGAAACCGATTTCAAGCGCCTGACCTATACTGAGGCCATCGAAATCCTGAAATCGGCGAAGCAGAAGTTTGAATTCCCCGTGGACTGGGGCACCGACCTGCAGAGCGAGCACGAGCGCTACCTCGTAGAGAAGCACTTCAAGAAGCCGGTTATCCTGACCAACTACCCGAAGGAAATCAAGGCTTTCTACATGAAGCTGGACGAGGACGGCCGCACCGTGCGCGCCATGGACGTGCTGTTTCCCGGCATCGGCGAAATCATCGGCGGCTCGCAGCGCGAAGAAGACCTCACCAAGCTCACCACCCGCATGGCCGAAATGCACGTGCCCACCGAAGACCTCTGGTGGTACCTAGACCTGCGCAAGTTTGGCACCGCGCCGCACTCCGGCTTCGGCCTGGGCTTCGAGCGCCTGGTGCTGTTCGTAACCGGGATGGCCAACATCCGCGACGTGATTCCCTTCCCGCGCTTCCCCAAGAACGCGGCGTTTTAA
- a CDS encoding TMEM175 family protein, which produces MSHSPDTGLHPYDRTEFQLERIILFSDAVFAIAITLLIIEIKVPELHHRTEHEALVSLLRLIPKFVGFFIGFFVIATYWAAHHRIFRFVRHYNDGLIWLNIFFLLSNVLMPFTSAYYGEYPQLNVPFVLYCTSVIGTRLLQLRMQSSLANPKYGFVHPDVAAHPDLDPWRPLIPVSVFLLGIILVLTLPSPWFGRFVPILIFPFVLLYGRRYRRLLREFEARQPLVPTH; this is translated from the coding sequence ATGTCCCACTCCCCCGACACTGGCCTGCACCCCTACGACCGCACCGAGTTTCAGCTCGAACGCATCATTCTGTTTTCCGACGCTGTATTTGCCATTGCCATCACGCTGCTCATCATCGAGATAAAAGTTCCGGAGCTGCACCACCGCACCGAGCACGAAGCTCTGGTGAGCCTGTTGCGGCTCATTCCCAAGTTCGTGGGCTTCTTCATCGGCTTCTTTGTCATTGCCACCTACTGGGCCGCCCACCACCGCATCTTTCGGTTTGTGCGGCACTACAACGATGGCCTGATTTGGCTCAATATTTTCTTTTTACTCAGCAATGTCCTCATGCCCTTCACGTCGGCGTACTACGGCGAGTACCCGCAGCTCAACGTGCCCTTCGTGCTCTATTGCACCAGCGTTATCGGCACCAGGCTGTTGCAGCTGCGCATGCAAAGCAGCCTGGCCAACCCCAAGTACGGTTTCGTGCACCCGGACGTGGCCGCCCACCCCGACCTGGACCCGTGGCGGCCCCTGATTCCGGTGAGCGTATTCCTGCTGGGCATCATCCTGGTGCTGACGTTACCCAGCCCCTGGTTCGGCCGGTTTGTGCCCATCCTGATATTTCCGTTCGTGCTGCTGTACGGTCGCCGCTACCGGCGCCTCCTGCGGGAGTTCGAAGCCCGGCAACCGCTGGTGCCCACCCATTAG
- the uvrA gene encoding excinuclease ABC subunit UvrA, which produces MAKKSTATPVAKAPKAKAAALKTPAKDGAASAAETAAAVRTMTEFPAAGPLTEHTSGQLNGHSPASQHLEAPFIEVYGAREHNLKNVSVKIPRNRLVVFTGISGSGKSSLAFDTIYAEGQRRYMETFSAYARSFMGGLERPDVDKIEGLSPVISIEQKTTSRNPRSTVGTITEIYDFLRLLYARTAEAYSYATGKKMIRQSDDQIINYILRHFDGKKLVVLAPVVKGRKGHYREDFQKIAKLGFTKVRVDGELLDITPKMQVDRYKIHDIEIVIDRLVVKEEDRFRLSGSVQNALMHGKGTMLVLDPDAKKAQPQFFSRFLMDPTTGIAYDDPAPNTFSFNSPYGACPTCNGLGEVQEITEESVMPDRKLSIARGGIAPLGDYRDIWIFQQLQVILKKHKATLNTPIDKLPEDLLKRLLHGISEDEADDSKSQYTEAFEGIIPFLRRQMDSESDNIREWIAQYAQAQTCPECQGYRLKKESLHFRMADKHIGELSVMDLNDLAGWFEGLEDRLTERQNVIARELLKEIRKRIGFLLEVGLDYLNLHRPVRTLSGGESQRIRLATQIGTQLVGVLYIMDEPSIGLHQRDNERLIKALQHLRDIGNSVIVVEHDKDMILHADHVLDIGPGAGIHGGHIVASGTPKEILNSGSLTSQYLSGQKHIEMRKKKRKGEGAELVLKGAKGNNLKNVTLKVPLGKLVAVTGVSGSGKSTLIHDTLYPILNQHFFNAKKEPLAYSAIEGLDLVDKVIEVDQSPIGRTPRSNPATYTGVFTEIRQLFGEMAEAKIRGYGPGRFSFNVKGGRCETCEGAGIRTIEMNFLPDVHVPCETCKGRRYNRETLEVRFKGKSITDILDMTVEKAVEFFEFQPRILRKIKTLNDVGLGYLTLGQQATTLSGGEAQRVKLATELSKKDTGKTFYILDEPTTGLHFEDINHLADVLQKLADKGNTVLIIEHNLDLIKVADHVIDIGPEGGAGGGTIVAQGTPEQVAKSDKGHTARFLAEELKISKYSEAKAEKA; this is translated from the coding sequence ATGGCCAAAAAATCCACTGCTACCCCGGTTGCCAAAGCACCCAAAGCCAAAGCCGCCGCGCTGAAAACCCCAGCCAAAGACGGTGCTGCCAGCGCCGCCGAAACCGCCGCCGCGGTGCGCACGATGACTGAGTTCCCCGCTGCCGGCCCCCTCACGGAGCACACTAGCGGCCAGCTCAACGGCCACAGCCCCGCCTCGCAGCACCTCGAAGCACCCTTCATAGAAGTGTACGGCGCCCGCGAGCACAACCTCAAAAACGTGTCGGTCAAGATTCCGCGCAACCGGCTGGTGGTGTTCACGGGCATCTCGGGCTCGGGCAAGTCGAGCCTGGCCTTCGATACCATTTATGCCGAGGGGCAGCGCCGCTACATGGAGACGTTCTCGGCCTACGCCCGCAGCTTCATGGGCGGGCTGGAACGGCCCGACGTGGACAAGATTGAGGGCCTGTCGCCGGTTATCAGCATCGAGCAGAAGACCACCTCGCGCAACCCGCGCTCCACGGTGGGCACCATCACCGAGATTTACGACTTCCTGCGCCTGCTCTACGCCCGCACCGCCGAGGCCTACAGCTACGCCACGGGCAAGAAGATGATTCGGCAGAGCGACGACCAGATTATCAACTACATCCTCCGGCACTTCGACGGCAAGAAGCTGGTGGTGCTGGCGCCGGTGGTGAAAGGCCGTAAAGGCCACTACCGCGAAGATTTCCAGAAGATTGCCAAGCTGGGCTTCACCAAAGTGCGCGTGGATGGCGAGTTGCTCGACATCACGCCCAAGATGCAGGTGGACCGCTACAAGATTCACGACATCGAAATCGTGATTGACCGGCTCGTGGTGAAGGAAGAGGACCGGTTCCGCCTCAGCGGCTCGGTGCAGAATGCGCTGATGCACGGCAAGGGCACCATGCTGGTGCTCGACCCGGATGCGAAAAAAGCGCAGCCGCAGTTCTTCTCGCGCTTCCTGATGGACCCAACCACCGGCATCGCCTACGATGACCCGGCGCCCAACACCTTCAGCTTCAACTCGCCCTACGGCGCCTGCCCCACCTGCAACGGTCTGGGCGAGGTGCAGGAAATCACGGAAGAAAGCGTGATGCCCGACCGCAAGCTGAGCATTGCGCGCGGCGGCATCGCGCCGCTGGGCGACTACCGCGACATCTGGATTTTCCAGCAGCTGCAGGTCATCCTCAAAAAGCACAAGGCCACGCTGAACACGCCCATCGACAAGCTGCCCGAGGACCTGCTCAAGCGCCTGCTCCACGGCATCTCAGAAGACGAGGCCGACGACAGCAAAAGCCAGTATACGGAGGCCTTCGAGGGCATTATTCCCTTTCTGCGCCGGCAGATGGACTCCGAGTCGGACAACATCCGCGAGTGGATAGCTCAATATGCCCAAGCACAGACCTGCCCCGAATGCCAGGGCTACCGCCTGAAAAAGGAAAGCCTGCACTTCCGGATGGCCGACAAGCACATCGGCGAGCTGTCGGTGATGGACCTGAACGACCTGGCTGGCTGGTTTGAGGGGCTGGAAGACCGGCTCACCGAGCGCCAGAATGTCATTGCCCGCGAGCTGCTCAAGGAAATCCGCAAGCGCATCGGCTTCCTGCTGGAAGTTGGGCTGGATTACCTGAACCTGCACCGCCCGGTGCGCACGCTGAGCGGCGGCGAAAGCCAGCGCATTCGCCTCGCCACCCAGATTGGCACCCAGCTCGTGGGCGTGCTCTACATCATGGACGAGCCGAGCATCGGCCTGCACCAGCGCGACAACGAGCGCCTCATCAAGGCCCTGCAGCACCTGCGCGACATCGGCAACTCGGTGATTGTGGTGGAGCACGACAAGGACATGATTCTGCACGCCGACCACGTGCTCGACATTGGCCCTGGCGCGGGCATTCACGGCGGCCACATCGTGGCCTCGGGCACGCCCAAGGAGATTCTGAACTCCGGCTCGCTCACCTCGCAGTACCTGAGCGGGCAGAAGCACATCGAAATGCGTAAGAAAAAGCGCAAGGGCGAAGGTGCTGAACTGGTGCTGAAAGGCGCCAAGGGCAACAACCTCAAAAACGTGACCCTGAAAGTGCCGCTCGGCAAGCTGGTGGCCGTGACGGGCGTATCGGGCTCGGGCAAATCCACGCTCATCCACGACACGCTGTACCCGATTCTGAACCAGCACTTCTTCAACGCCAAGAAGGAGCCGCTGGCCTACAGTGCCATCGAAGGGCTGGATTTGGTGGATAAAGTGATTGAAGTGGACCAGTCGCCCATCGGGCGCACGCCGCGCTCGAACCCGGCCACCTACACGGGCGTGTTCACCGAAATCCGCCAGCTGTTTGGCGAGATGGCCGAAGCCAAGATTCGCGGCTACGGCCCCGGGCGCTTCTCTTTCAACGTAAAGGGCGGGCGCTGCGAAACCTGCGAAGGCGCGGGCATTCGGACCATCGAGATGAACTTCCTGCCCGACGTGCACGTGCCCTGCGAGACCTGCAAAGGCCGCCGCTACAACCGCGAAACGCTCGAAGTGCGCTTCAAAGGCAAGTCCATCACCGACATTCTGGACATGACGGTGGAAAAGGCCGTGGAATTCTTCGAATTCCAGCCCCGCATCCTGCGCAAAATCAAAACACTGAACGACGTTGGGCTGGGTTACCTCACGTTGGGCCAGCAGGCCACCACGCTCTCGGGCGGCGAGGCCCAGCGCGTGAAGCTCGCCACCGAGCTCAGCAAAAAAGACACCGGCAAGACGTTCTACATCCTCGACGAGCCTACCACCGGTCTGCACTTCGAAGACATCAACCACCTGGCCGATGTGCTGCAAAAGCTGGCCGACAAGGGCAACACCGTCCTCATCATCGAGCACAACCTGGACCTGATTAAGGTAGCCGACCACGTCATCGACATCGGGCCCGAAGGCGGCGCGGGTGGCGGCACCATTGTGGCCCAGGGTACGCCCGAGCAGGTAGCCAAATCCGACAAAGGCCACACGGCCCGCTTCCTGGCCGAGGAACTGAAAATCAGCAAGTACAGCGAGGCCAAAGCGGAGAAAGCTTAA
- a CDS encoding DUF4142 domain-containing protein: MKSTLFPLLATGLLALASCGDNKSKSAETGNASDNTMTSSATGGDTVSSTMPAGSEKAANQPQNAGSAQGTTTGGMAMGDPNGPTAPHKDDKEFMMSAAHSDQNEIQQSKMALAKGVTGMAKDMANKMIADHSKSTADLKIIAKKKGVTLPTDMDAEHKAMKPAMEKLTGKAFEQKYMAQMQADHQKTANTMMAHERMTKDADLKAFISKTLPVVQQHLAMAQKNNNGNGNMKM; the protein is encoded by the coding sequence ATGAAAAGCACCCTCTTTCCTTTACTGGCCACCGGCCTGCTGGCTCTGGCTTCTTGCGGCGACAACAAGTCGAAATCCGCCGAAACCGGCAATGCCAGCGACAACACCATGACCAGCTCGGCTACCGGCGGCGACACCGTGTCGAGCACCATGCCGGCCGGCTCTGAAAAGGCCGCCAACCAGCCCCAGAACGCGGGCTCGGCTCAAGGCACTACCACGGGAGGCATGGCCATGGGCGACCCCAATGGCCCCACCGCGCCGCACAAAGACGACAAGGAGTTTATGATGTCGGCCGCGCATAGCGACCAGAACGAAATTCAGCAAAGCAAAATGGCCTTGGCCAAAGGCGTGACCGGTATGGCCAAGGACATGGCCAATAAGATGATTGCCGACCACTCCAAGTCTACGGCCGACCTTAAAATAATTGCCAAAAAGAAGGGCGTGACCCTGCCCACCGACATGGACGCCGAGCACAAAGCCATGAAGCCGGCCATGGAAAAACTCACGGGTAAAGCGTTTGAGCAGAAGTACATGGCCCAAATGCAAGCCGACCATCAGAAGACGGCCAACACCATGATGGCCCACGAAAGAATGACCAAGGACGCCGACCTGAAAGCCTTTATTAGCAAAACGCTTCCCGTAGTGCAGCAGCACCTGGCTATGGCTCAAAAAAATAATAATGGCAATGGTAATATGAAGATGTAA
- a CDS encoding DUF4142 domain-containing protein encodes MRGSLLLSFPSRPLLFSLAVAWLTACSSDGGGKDAVESATAQNESKISSADVTEKQEADARFLVKTTSNALLEVELAKLAQARATTPAVRAYGTRLVQNRLDLLAALRTLADAKKLALPAALGADEQAAYHEVSTKTGNELDKSIMKLLVKAQKQDDNAFDDMKDDAYDGDIRGFAAKYQRPVSEELDGAKEVADVTDDLP; translated from the coding sequence ATGCGCGGCTCGTTGCTCCTCTCCTTCCCTTCCCGGCCGCTGCTTTTCTCCCTGGCGGTGGCCTGGCTTACGGCGTGCTCTTCGGATGGGGGCGGCAAGGACGCGGTGGAGTCGGCCACGGCTCAGAACGAGAGTAAAATCAGCTCGGCCGACGTGACCGAAAAGCAAGAGGCCGATGCTCGGTTTCTCGTGAAAACCACCAGCAATGCCCTGCTGGAAGTGGAGCTGGCCAAGCTGGCCCAGGCGCGGGCCACCACCCCCGCCGTGCGCGCCTACGGCACGCGCCTGGTGCAAAACCGGCTGGACCTGCTGGCCGCGCTGCGCACCCTGGCCGATGCCAAAAAGCTGGCCTTGCCCGCCGCCCTGGGCGCCGACGAGCAAGCGGCCTACCACGAGGTGAGCACCAAAACCGGCAACGAGCTCGACAAAAGCATTATGAAGCTGCTGGTGAAGGCGCAGAAGCAAGACGACAATGCCTTCGACGACATGAAAGACGACGCGTACGACGGGGACATTCGCGGCTTTGCGGCCAAGTACCAGCGCCCCGTGAGCGAAGAACTGGACGGGGCCAAAGAAGTGGCCGACGTCACGGATGATTTGCCCTAG
- the queA gene encoding tRNA preQ1(34) S-adenosylmethionine ribosyltransferase-isomerase QueA: MKLHEFKFELPEELVALHPARNRDESRLMVVHRATGQIEHRTFKDILDYFVEGDVMVLNDTKVFPARLYGNKEKTGAKIEVFLLRELNKELRLWDVLVDPARKIRVGNKLYFGESDMVAEVIDNTTSRGRTIKFLFDGTDEEFRKALYELGETPIPKEVINRETEPADKERYQTIYAEHIGAVAAPSAGLHFTREVMKRMEIKGVEPAYVTLHVGLGTFRTVDVEDLTKHKMDSENFIVTAPACEIVNKALDAKKKVCAVGTTTIRAMEASVSANARMKPTQGWIDRFIFPPHDFKIANCLLTNFHMPESTLIMLAAAFAGYPLLMEAYKEAIKEKYKFFSYGDAMLIL; this comes from the coding sequence ATGAAATTGCATGAGTTCAAGTTCGAACTCCCCGAAGAACTGGTAGCTCTGCATCCGGCCCGCAACCGCGACGAAAGCCGCCTCATGGTGGTGCACCGCGCCACCGGCCAGATTGAGCACCGCACCTTCAAAGATATCCTCGATTATTTTGTCGAAGGAGACGTGATGGTTCTGAACGACACCAAAGTTTTTCCGGCCCGTCTGTACGGCAACAAAGAAAAAACCGGCGCCAAGATTGAAGTTTTCCTGTTGCGCGAGCTGAACAAGGAGCTGCGCCTGTGGGACGTGCTGGTGGACCCCGCCCGCAAAATCCGCGTAGGCAACAAGCTGTACTTTGGCGAGTCCGACATGGTGGCTGAAGTTATCGACAACACCACTTCGCGCGGCCGCACCATCAAGTTTCTGTTTGATGGCACCGACGAGGAGTTCCGCAAGGCCCTCTACGAGCTGGGCGAAACCCCGATTCCGAAAGAGGTTATCAACCGCGAAACCGAGCCCGCCGACAAAGAGCGGTACCAGACGATTTATGCCGAGCACATTGGTGCGGTAGCGGCTCCTTCGGCGGGCCTGCACTTCACCCGCGAGGTAATGAAGCGCATGGAAATCAAAGGCGTGGAGCCGGCGTACGTGACACTGCACGTGGGCCTGGGCACCTTCCGCACGGTAGACGTGGAAGACCTGACCAAGCACAAGATGGACTCGGAGAACTTCATCGTAACCGCTCCGGCCTGCGAAATCGTGAACAAGGCGCTCGACGCCAAGAAGAAAGTGTGCGCCGTGGGCACCACCACCATCCGCGCCATGGAGGCGTCGGTGTCGGCCAATGCCCGCATGAAGCCCACCCAGGGCTGGATTGACCGGTTCATCTTCCCGCCCCACGACTTCAAAATTGCCAACTGCCTGCTGACCAACTTCCACATGCCGGAAAGCACGCTCATCATGCTGGCGGCCGCCTTCGCCGGCTACCCCCTGCTGATGGAAGCCTACAAGGAAGCCATCAAGGAGAAGTACAAGTTCTTCAGCTACGGCGATGCCATGCTGATTCTGTAG
- a CDS encoding DUF4142 domain-containing protein, with the protein MKRSLMMLTCTALMMAGTSCTSNDSVKEAQKTNEAKADSATTATETGKLEEKKMDYDSEFLTKAASGGMLEVELGKQVATRAVTPQAKEFAQKMVTDHTKANAELKALAAKKNITLPATLGDDHTKVMKDVTEEKGVKMDQEYLKEMLKDHQEDVKEFTDASIKASDPDIKAFAAKTLPVLKSHLDMVTKMRPAVDARK; encoded by the coding sequence ATGAAACGCTCGCTTATGATGCTGACCTGTACGGCTCTGATGATGGCCGGCACCAGCTGCACCTCCAACGACTCGGTTAAGGAAGCCCAAAAGACCAATGAAGCGAAAGCCGACAGCGCCACGACGGCCACGGAAACGGGCAAACTCGAGGAGAAAAAGATGGATTACGATTCCGAGTTCCTGACAAAGGCCGCCAGCGGGGGCATGCTGGAGGTAGAACTGGGCAAGCAGGTGGCCACGCGCGCCGTGACGCCGCAAGCCAAGGAATTTGCCCAGAAAATGGTGACGGACCACACCAAAGCCAACGCCGAGTTGAAAGCACTGGCCGCCAAAAAGAACATCACCCTGCCCGCCACGCTCGGCGACGACCACACCAAAGTCATGAAGGATGTGACAGAGGAAAAAGGCGTGAAAATGGACCAGGAATACCTGAAAGAAATGCTCAAGGACCACCAGGAAGACGTGAAGGAGTTCACCGATGCGTCCATTAAAGCTTCCGACCCCGACATCAAAGCCTTTGCGGCCAAGACCCTGCCCGTGCTGAAAAGCCACCTCGACATGGTGACCAAAATGCGCCCGGCCGTGGACGCACGGAAATAA
- a CDS encoding 2-C-methyl-D-erythritol 4-phosphate cytidylyltransferase, which translates to MNPSSRSSPQYPHPPVPRFAILVAGGSGTRMAADRPKQFLLLHGEPVLLHTLRRFAEPALGVAEIIVVLPASQMDTWQQLCQHHQVRIPHTLVPGGSTRWASVKAGLGALSPYPGGLVAVHDGVRPLVSRLVVERTYAAAATYAAAAAAVMPKDSVRLVSPHGSSAQNRSRLRLMQTPQTFEIDLLRRAYAMPELASFTDDATVVDDLCRVQLVEGDYCNLKITTPEDLIVAEALLSATA; encoded by the coding sequence ATGAATCCTTCGTCCCGTTCCTCTCCCCAATACCCACATCCGCCGGTTCCTCGCTTCGCAATTTTGGTGGCCGGCGGCAGTGGCACCCGCATGGCCGCCGACCGGCCCAAGCAGTTTCTGCTGCTGCACGGCGAGCCCGTGCTCCTGCACACCCTGCGCCGCTTTGCTGAACCGGCGCTGGGCGTGGCCGAGATAATTGTGGTGCTGCCCGCCAGCCAAATGGATACTTGGCAGCAACTCTGCCAGCATCACCAGGTGCGCATCCCACACACCCTTGTGCCGGGGGGGAGCACGCGCTGGGCTTCGGTGAAGGCCGGTCTGGGCGCCCTTAGTCCGTACCCGGGAGGGCTGGTGGCCGTGCACGATGGCGTGCGGCCCCTGGTGTCGCGCCTCGTGGTGGAGCGCACCTATGCCGCCGCCGCCACCTACGCCGCGGCCGCGGCCGCCGTGATGCCCAAAGACTCCGTGCGCCTGGTATCGCCGCACGGCTCTTCGGCTCAGAATCGCAGCCGGCTCCGGCTCATGCAGACCCCCCAAACGTTTGAGATTGACTTGCTGCGCCGCGCGTACGCCATGCCCGAACTGGCTTCGTTTACCGACGACGCGACCGTGGTCGACGACCTGTGCCGCGTGCAGCTGGTGGAAGGCGACTACTGCAACCTAAAAATCACCACGCCCGAAGACCTCATAGTGGCCGAGGCGCTACTAAGCGCGACTGCGTAA